The window GCGTCCGCCACAGGCCCGTCCGCTCGACCGCCTCCGGCGCGGCGACTATGGGTGTCCGCCGCTGCAGTTGCTGCAGCTGCGGCTACTAGGGGGCTGGAGTAGACGACGAAGGACTGTcgctgctgaagcttcctgaccgtGCTTGCCTACTCTTCGGTTTCTATGTGTGTGGATGTGGGCAAATTTAATGATTCTTGTGCGTATGTGTATGGACAAATTTGATGTTTCCTGTAGATAGAAGGATAAAAGCTTCACAATCAATGTGAATATGCAATTTCAATGTTTGTCATCCAAGCAGGATTTAGTATTGAAACCTCACAGATTTCATGAGGCAATTCAGTGAACAACCAAACAAGTGAATTCGTATTCATGTCCATTTCAGTTTCCTTGCTGAAATGGTATTCCAACCAATTCATTACAGAGCCTTTCAATATGGACATCCAAACGCAGCGTTAACCTAAACCCATGTTTGAGCTTGAGAATCAAAATCCCTCTGTTCCATTGGAACTAAAACCATGCCAAAAGCCTTCAAAAAAAAACCATGCCAAAAGGTATTTACCAAGACCAATGAATTTTCTTTTTGACCAAACATGCTACTTGTAGTTCCATCACTTGAATGACATGGGATCAGCATGAGAAACAAGCAAGGCAAAAATGGTGTCAGTACATGATGTTACATAGATAAGCATCATTTTGACATTAGTACAGGGGCCAAGACCTCAAAGGCAAGTACCAAACGACTACACTCGACTCTTTTGAGCATTACATCAGCAACATCAACCTCGTATTTTTCTTCCCTCGCTGAACCAAAGGCCATCAGGGACTCATCTTGTCCAAAATTTGACACTCCTATTACATAACGAAGGGAATGATCCATCACAGGACAGCTACTTCCTCGCCTTCTTGCTCCGGTGCGTGTTCTCGGGCGTCGAGCCGTCCTGCTTGCGTTTCTTGTTCAGTTGCTTCGCCTTCCTGGCTGCCACGGCGGGCCGCTTGGCCTTGCGGGCACTGTCGCTTTGTCCCGTCTCGCTAGGCCTGCCTTGCTGCTTCCCTTGGTTGACGGGGCGCCGGGCCACCTTCACCTTCTTCACGACGCCAGATTTGGTCGACTTCAGGCCTTGGTAAGACAGGCTTGCCGGCGCCTTGCGTTTGTTGCTGTCGCTGCCTTCACGGGACTTGCTGCCTGGCGTGAAAGGTGCCTTCTGTTTTGGAGTGCCGCGCTTTTTCCCAGAATCTGTCTTCTTTGGTGTCGCATCGgttgcttttgcgtgggtgagcctCAAAAAGCGATCTCTGATCTTAAGGCCACGTTTTTTGACAACAGAGTTAGCAGCTTCCTGCGTAACACACATTAAAACAATTATTATGAGATCCTGACGAGATAACAATGTATGCAGAGAATGTGGAAAATTGTTCAGAGCATTTCACAAGATGATAGCCAAAGGTCATTCATTATAAGATGTTATGTTCCTCAGAAAACAGAGTACCATAATAAGTCACAATGTCACAAGTGCATATTGTATATTATCAGTGGATAAAGTAATGAACTGACTGGACAATTCTAGTAAACAGATGCAATTGACAAGCCAGGATCATAATAAGCCTTCAAAGTAGAAATACTTATCCGGCATGGAGTTTACTACTCTTAAGTAGTTTATAACTGAAGGCATGGAGTTTAGTACTGTAAGTATTTTATAACTGAACTGGTTCAACATAAACTTTTCTGGACAACACTTACAAGATGCTATCGTTTTTCCATTCTGCTCAGTAGGTTAAAGATAATCAACACTCGACAATGTAAGACACCATAAATGAACTCTGTTGGTAGAGATGCAGTTCAGCAAGTATTGGGTTGTGAGTCTACAAATGGCTTAAATATTTACAGCCTGCTTATAAACTGATGTTTCCGTTGTAAATATGTACTCCATCcataattacttgtcgcagaaatggatagaaATGGAGTAGTTAGCAAGGAAGTCTTGAACTCATTCTTTTCACATGTAATACTAGCATTTAACCATATGACATGATTAACGATACTATCTTCAAGGAATGTTTTGCACAATCACACAAGAATTAACAAATTCTACTGTTAATAAACTACTTATGCACCCGACAAATTTTGACTGTTGCAAAGAGTCAGAACTCAGAATAACTCAAGCGGGAAGatgaaggataagaaaattatacccTTGTTTTGAATAGAACATAAGCGATACCCTTTCCTAGGCTTGAATCTGGATCTCTGACAACACGTATAGCTTCAACATCACCTTGTGGCCCACTGGGACCGCAGAACAGCTGGTAGAGCTCCTCATCCTGATGTGCCACCAAGAAGCAAAGTTGACATTGGTTACTTAGTTTATATGGACATTGTGGTGCTACTGCTATCATTTCTTTAAAAAGAACAACAAAGAGCCATACAAGAATGGACACATCATACATACCTTTACATCGAATGGAAGGTTACCAACAAACACTGTCCTCTTTCTGTCATAAAGTGGTCCTTCTCCTCTTAGCTTTTTACGAGGCGGACACGCCATGTCAACACGGATGTGATTGCCATTGAACTAGAGGATTCAAAATTCAGATAGATACATTGTATTAGTAGATATGGGATATGGCACAGAAAGTTCTTAAGATGTACTTAAGCTTTACGAAGCAATTTGTTATCAGCTGTAACTTGTAAGACAGGGAACACACCAGTGCCATATTGTGAGATAAAGCTGTCCGCGCACACTGCTCATCTTTGAAGACGATGTAGGCATGTACACTGCAAATAATATAAGACGATAAGAGTTGGAAAAGCAGCAGGCATACAGTACGTTTGTAGCACAAAACAGCTAAACAATTCCTTGTGTTCCATCATCGTCTTACAACACAGTGGTCTATTAATTTGGACATATATTGAGTGGCAGTACTATTTATACCAAGAACATGAAAGCTAAGAAAACCCTTACAATACAGTACTTGTGACCAAAATGGAATTCTGTGAAGGATGTGCCTTTCTGGTGTCACTGTGCTACTAGATATTTGTGCATTCAGCTCAGTACCATATATAGCCTAAGCGGCATAACAGCGCAGAGGGACTAAACTAAAAGTGAAAACAATGAGTTACTTTGCTTTATTATCATATGGAAAGTATACATGTGTGAACAAGGGACTAAGGAATAGTTTCACGAAAATTATGTGACGCTGAATAGCACTTAGAGATACTTTTATCTTTCAAGTATGAACTGGAACTAAATAGAACATAACAACTTGTGCATATTAACAGCTAATAAAAACAAAGGGAAAAAATGTAGCACCAAGTTATAATTAAGGCCATTTAACCGTGTACAGAGGAATAATTAGTCATTGCAGGAGTAGCACAGAAAAGCCAAGCTCTAACAACAGGGGCAGCTCTGAATTTCTAATTGCAGTCAGGTGCTTCTTACGTTAAGAAATTCCAACTAAAATTTTATGGCAACCAGCACAAAGCAGATGGGGAAAATCGTCTATCTATCCACGTATAGCATAAATTCAGCTTGTTACGCAATAATAACCCGAACAATGCACTGCTAGCAATCTATATTATGTAACAATGCACTCACTTGTCGACCGCGTCATTGATCTTGCCTTTGATGACGGCTCCCTTCCGCGGAATCTTGGTCTGCAGAAAGCACACGCACAGATGATTGATTAGCACACCAAGGCGAAAAACTATCCACAAATGCATAAGCAGGAATCTAATCTGATGGACGGTACTGACGTCGCCGAGGGGCACGGAGCGGATCCTGACGGAGTCGACCTCGCCGAAGGCGGCGAACTCCTTGGTGAGCGCCTTGCGCTTGGTCCGCAGCGGCAGGTTCCCCACGAAGACCGTCCGGAGGAGCTTGCCCTCGTCGTCgaacgcctcgtcctcctcctccccgccggagGCGGCCGCCTCGACGTCGTGGGGCGCCTTCCTCTTGGCCCCGACCACCGGCCGCGGCCGCTCCTCGTCGTCCGCGGGCGCCCGCCCCAGCGTCCGCCGCTCGTACCCGGCCTCCACCTCGTCCCGCTTCCGCTTGCGCCGCGCCGGCCCCTCCCCATCCTCCTCGCTCCGCTTCCTCCGGGACGGCACGGCGGGCTCCGCCTCCGCCTCAGCCTCGGGCCGCCTCCGGGGCTTGCGCGCCGGCGCGGGGACGGCGGGTGCGGACGCGGGGGTCGGTGGGGGAGCGGACTCCTTGCGGCGGAACGGGTTGTCGGCGGAGAAGAGGGAGCGGACGGCCGCCGCCTTGGCGTCGGGCTCGGCGGCGTCCTTCCCCTTCTTCGCCATCTCCCTCGTCCTCGTCGTCGGCGTCGGCGGTTtgcgggcggcggcgaggagaagAAAAGGTGAGAAATTTATTTGGCCCGCGACCGTGGGGAGCCACCCACCCATCCTCCGAAAATAGACGTGCGGCCCGGAGGGTCTCGAGCGACCGCACCCGTCCGATCTGTCACCAACGGCACAGATCGTCCCTGGCCCTGCCGCGAGCCCCCTCATCAGCCGCGGGGGGCGGGGGGCTGGGCAGAGCGCCAGGGTTTACCTAGGGTTTcgtctcgccgcgccgccgcctacgACGCCGTGAGGGGACCGTGGGGAGTGAGGGAGGaagcgccggcggcggcgaggggagggagggatgGAGCGGGCGGGAGGTCGGAAGGCGAACCAGCTGCGGGCGTACTCGTGCACGCGGAACCCGCTGGAGCGGGCGCACGGGTCGGCGCGGTGGGCGCAGGGGGacacggtggtggtggcggcggtgtaCGGGCCGCGGCCGGGGACGCGCAAGGGGGAGAACCCCGAGAAGGCGTCCATCGAGGTGGTCTGGAAGCCCAAGACCGGGCAGATCGGTCAGTGTCACCGGCTGTTTGTTCTCTCTCGAATTTGCAGTGCGGCAGTGCTGAAATGGTTGTTTGATTGTTGGCAGGGAGGCAGGAGAAGGAGTACGAGATGACGCTCAAGCGGACGCTGCAGAGCATCTGCCTGCTCACCGTCCACCCCAACACCACCACCTCCCTCGTTCTTCAGGTCAGCCTTCCTCTGCTTGCTCTTGctctgttttttttttgctttgTACACATGTGCCATCACTGCTGGCTGTACAGCTTATCAGTGATGCGTGGCCTTAAATGCGCGTTGTGTCGTGTTGCCACGGCGTTAGTCCATTTAGTCTGCCTGATGCCGCGTTTTCCCAAATGGAAATCTTGTATTTCTTGTGGGCGCGCAATGTAATTGCTACTTGGGCTGCAAATCCCATGTCTCTGCTTGTGAAACACGAGTACAAAAGATATAATAACTAGGGCGGTCGCTACCGTGAAATATTGCTAGGAAATATTTGAAATGCATTCTTGTTTGCTACATGAAAGGGACATGCTGCTGTGGGAAATGACTGCACTAGATGGAGTTCAGTTTTGCAGCCGTTGTTGCATGTTGCAACTGTTTCTCGGTGCTTGAAGCTTGCTATTTTCTCAAAGAAAGTGATGTGAACTTGCGTCATACTCTGTGTATTATTCATGCCATAGCTTATACTGTTTTAATTCATCCCTGGTTATTTCTAGCCTTGTGCATCATGCTGTCGCCACCATTAGCACATTTAGCCCACCTGATGACAGCCTTTTTCCTAAGGGGCAATTTTGTGGGATCGCTAGTTGGGCTGTGAGTCTTATGTCTGTGCTTGCACAACACACAAGATATAATAATAACTAGGATGGCCACTTCCTTGGAATTTTGCTAGGGAATAATTTGAAATGTGTTCCTGCATACTTGTAAGCTATATACATGCTGCTGTTGGAAATGGCTGCACTCGGCGGGGTTAGGTTCTGCAACCATTGTTGCAAGTTGCAACTAGTTGTTTTCAAAGAACTTAATTAATGTTGTTGATTGGTCATTTTATaattaatgtactccctccgtcccaaaataagtgtctcaactttgtactaaagccgAGACActtaatttgggacggagggagtaccatgccATTGCATATATTGTTTTTCCTTATCCTGGTTTTGTTTTTTGGGCAGGTTATGGGTGACGATGGTTCTGTATCCTTTATACATTAATTAATTGATAATGTAGTTAATTCCTAATGTCACCATAGTGTTGCGAGTTATGACACGTATTTCTTTGTGTTGCACTGCCTCACAAACCATTTTTGTTGGCTGTAAATGATTGGCAAGAACTGGGGGAAGTTCCAATATGCATTGCAAATTGACAAATTCCGTAATCTGTATCTTATTTCAATCAAGAGTAGCCCTTGACAGTGCCTTAGCTTCTTCCATGTGCAATTAATGCTTCCTGTGCTGCCCTTGTTTTTGCTGGCATCCCTATGAAACATCTTGCTGGTAAGTTTACTAATTTCTCTATGTTCACTGATTAAACCTCTTGCTGGTATGTTCAATAATTTTGTATGTTCACTGACAAGGTTATGTGCTGCAGTTGCAATTGGCTGCGGAGTGTTAGCCGATGGTGATGTGATTTTGGACACAAGCAAGGCAGAAGAGCAGGTATGGAATTGTTCCTTTTCATCTGAATTCCACTCCGAAATGGAAGCGCAAAATGTTATCTGATCCTCCCTCCAGGAATTATCATGTTGCTGGTTGTTGGTGTGCCCTTCAAACTTTGTTCAAGTATATGCTGCTTTAATTTTACATGATGCTTAGCATAAGAATTTCTAGTTCCTAGGGAGAAATACAGTTTTAATTTGCAGAGCCCCTCCAAACCCATAGTTACTGTAGTCTGTAGGTGGGGCACTGCCATTAACAACTGTTTTCTGAGATCACGTGATTTACTTTTTGATGGTGTTTAGTGTAGTTGCAAGTGCCGACACAAACAGAAATTTAACTGCACATGTTGATTGTGTGTACTTGACAAGTTGATTATTGTgttaccaaaattcaaaaaaattattgTGTTACTTGTTTTTCTAATGTCTTGTTCTTCAAGATCAAAGTAAAAAAATTCCAGTACTTTCATACCACAAGAACTTGTATTAGTGTATACTTTTGGCAGCACAGGAACTGAAATATTGTTTGTTCGTCACAACCTGCTGCAGCAATTGAAATCGTTTGCTCACCTGGTGTTCCCCAATTCAAGCAAGTCTGTCGATGTGAAAGAAGCACAACAGAAAGATGGGCAGTCAGAACGGGGCCTGATTACTTCCATCACCCACGGAGTGATGTCCGGTACGGCCCTATCTGGCTCCGTGCCTTGGATTTCCGTGCTCTTCTAGGCCTTGTTTGCCGTTCTAATCCTGATCTGTTCCACTTGTGTCCAGAGGACGATTACTTCAACTGTATAGAGAGGGGCCTCGCCGCATCCGCGCGGATCTCGGATTTCATGAGGACCACCTTGCAGAAGCACACGCCTGACTATCTCTGAGAGAGACGCCGTCGGAACTCGGCGTGATGTAGTGAAACGTCACCGTGTTGCCCTGGGGACGTTGGGGCGTGGTTGTGTTGGCATGGAAAGCGTGCGCGTGGAACACTTTTGCAGGAAAATGTGGCACTAGCTTCATTTGCGAATGGTGAACCGTTGGATATACAGCAAGGAACTGTTGTAGGCCTATCAATTCTGTAGAACTTTAATGAATTATTATCTAATCTATTGCCATCCATGTTGTCCTGGTTGAATAGAGAGGGTGGTCTGAATTGAGCAGCCGGGGATATATATGCTCCACAAGTAGTTATATAGCAGATTGGGGCCCATGTGGATGCCAACAATGGTTGCTGTTTATTCTGATGTTAACCTGTTGGCTGAAAGCCTGAAAAATACCCGCCCATTTGTCGTGCCGGTGGATCATTGCATCGTTCTTTGCTGCTGtccacttagggcatctccagccgttggccctccaggaggggcaaaaaatcgcccctgGGGCCccccggcgctaaaccgcgcactgggagCGTGATGCCCCCTAGTCGTGGCGCACACGGTTAGTCAAAAAAGTCAAACACGGCGCAAaaacgactcaaatttaacgcaaacatcgccgagttcgttcaaacttaaacatattttacaaaaaaagaaaaaaactaccgcgggctaccctgccgtccccctcgccgcccgcccacgcggttctacatgccgaggaggcggtagaaccgcgtgtagtcgtcgccgccgccgtcgtcgtcgtcgccgcctccgccgtccctgctgcatccctctccCGGTTGGCACGGCGGGTTGGACGGTTCGGGGGCgttgtcgtcgctgtcgaggaccacgacgccgtgctcgtcctcgcgcccacgcttgcgggcggcgatctcctccagggcccggcgctgccggaccatctcgtcgcggaggtagtcgtcccgcgcccaccgcatggcgtcctcgtcggagaagccgcgcgcgctgaccggcgtgtcctggggctccggcttgacgaggCGGAGGCAAcgcgagccgccggacgaggaggaggaccccccggtctccatgcgcctcggggtccaggagcttccccggcggcgtgagaaggaagggggagcggggtactcgaggcgcggtgtgttgccgccctcgatgtactcgaggacggcctccaacgtgcgcccgggcacgccccaccacagacgccggccggcggcgttgagcctgccggagggcacgacgccgttggtggcctggaGCTGCTCGCCTGACGGCGGCGGAAGTAAggttcccagagcgggctgtcgggggcgtaccatggcccctccctcgccgcacgcggcaggttcgagcggatgcgtgcgatctccacacgccgcgccgcgccggtgggtaccgggggcatcggcacgccgcccgcgctgatcctccacgccccgggcacccgcatgtccggcgggaccgggtacttggcctcgtaaaggaggcgagcctcgtcttcatgaagatggcggcggccgaagccgttcgccgccgtgccgtcgcctgggaagcgcttggccatgggtgtgaactggggacggcgaaagagaggagaggagagggaggaacgacggcggcgggagagtgtgagtcgccgagtgcgccggggcgcttcatatataggccaaggcgcacatgtcaccgtgtgtacgcgtggcaggcgagggagggcgagggacgcgcgtcgtccggtcttcactgcgccgcccgtgaggcatcaatggtgcaggctgaccggcgcggcagcacggcaactttggcattgattcgccgcaggAAATGAGgcaatgaggacgacgaagggccgagaagagagccgtgtcactgacgcggcgggcccgcggctttttcgcgccaaaacagttcgcccggcgcccccgggcgccccccagcgcgccgggtcgggctgggtccgccggcgctgttttcggcccaagccggcgaaaatcgggctcctgggggcgcgactgggccgttttttcggcgccggcgcgaaaaaacgcCTGGGAAGGCCTTCCTGGGGCGcgactggagatgcccttagtgtcGTCAAGTCCCGGCACATAATTTGTTAGTCCACTCCGCTCCATGTTGAGACCGTCGTCTTCTCTGCCTGGGTACAGACATACTCCCatcataaactaatataagagcgtttagatccattaaagtagtaatctaaatgcatctaaacgctcttatattagtttacacagGGAGTAGAAGCATTCCGGGCTCCATGTGCCGCAGATTGCCATGTCTACAACTCCCGATCCTCATTGAGATTTTTGTTTGCAAGCTTTTGTCTCGGCTATCAAGGCAGTTTCTCTGTCATTCAGGTGGTGTATTCTATTAAGAACCCGTGTTTGTTTCTTTTGTGCTTATTCATGTGTAATGTCCCGAGGCTGATGCTTCAGAGGTCATCCAGTTATTCACTCTCGTTGTCatatcattcgcttgcgtgttgcactttgccatgttatcatgtgcatttcatctgcatgttttcaaaaccttgCATTCGTTCGGGTCTCCTAGTTCTCTCCGTCGTTCGTTCCGAGCCCATtctcactcgcacgcgcccgcggcacctccaaaatattattttataagtgggataataatgttctcggaatgggatgaaagttggcgtgcggtgttgttatgttgtaggtagatcgcctgccaaatttcgtcgcattcggagtccgtttggtagcccaaccgttaaacatatagcggcattatagccggtcaaacgtcggacattttcggtatccgaaaactgttgccgggcctctATGCTCTTCTCTCCCTTGGCCTAAACcactctacacagcccactaccccCTCACCTAACCCCCCCTTCGCTTCGGACCATCCGGTGACGATCGAACGGCTCCAAAACGGAtttaaaccccctaaccctagcctaccTACTATAAAAGGAAGGCCTAGCCGCTCCATAACTGGAAACCCTACCCTCCCCTTGGAAtccgcgccgccgccagcctcctccactccatagccgccacctcccacctctCCCCACGTGGCCCGCCAGGCCCATCGCGGGCCCATCCAAGCCCGCGCGCGCGCCGCTGCCGGACGACGCCCGAGCCCCCAAGCGCCACAGCCCCGCGCCTTCCGCACCGCCCGCTCGTCCTTTGCCCCACCTCTACACCGCGCCACCACCGCCGGACCTCACTccgccacgccgccgcctcgctcgctgtGCGCCACCACCACCGCGTCGCCGCACCTGCGCCTCACCTCGCCGGAGGGCCTGCCAGACCCCGTCCCCGACGAGCTCGCTGGAGCCCTGCTTGCCGTCGCCTCCACCACGCCaaccccgccgtcgccggagatgggACCCCAGTGCCCAAATCCGCCCCATCCCGGACCTCTCCGCTCGCCGGAGTCCTTCACGCCGCCGCGCTAGAGCTCCACCGGCGGCCGCCCCATTGCCATGGCCTCCTCCAGCCCCTCGTCGTTGACCACGAGCTCCCTCTCGCGTGGGCCCCGCGACCCGGTCCAGcagcgccggcctgcctcctcttcaGTGACCTGGGCCAAGACCATGGGTGAGCAACCCCCTAGATCCCGCCCTGAGCACACTTTAACAATCGTGCGCCCGTctgtttttttcttcagaaaaacgacCAAGTCCTGGATTTTTTAACAAGATGTACGCATCTTGTGAGGCTCATAACATTGTGCATATTGATCCGATTGGagtgtatgatatgtcaaaatgttctgctcttcatgctctgCATGATGGTGTGCTTTGTATTCATGTTAGGTTGCATCTTGATGTTATTATCTATGTtgaaaaagtgcatgttgctgttaactgttgaaaactgttataacttgtcaTTTTATcgttttcttatttttttgtgctTTTTCTTTTGAGCGTGATGTCCACATGTTTtagaagcataatcatggcatcttTGCATTGGTATAACTCACATGTCATGATAtgccctgtggtgactagcacaagcttctaAAGTGggatacttgctgttactgttctgCTAAGTCCGAATCTATTATATTATCATGCTATGTTTCCTTGATGCTACCATCAAATCCATGCGTAATTTGGAGATTCTTAGTTCACATGTTTTGATGTCCATGTCATGCTCTATCATGCCATGCCATTTTATGCCATATAAAAGtcatgtagcatatgttttcattgctatgaacttgcctaaatgatgttctagttttctgttaacttcatgatgccatgttgtgatgtctcttttggagatgctccaattacatgaatTTAAGTATGTTATGAGCACTTTGTCCACCTGCCAAGTTTGATAATTTTAGACATCACATGACCTCTGCTCCGAGCTTGCAAATATGCTATGATACTGTTGTTGTTTTATacttgctgaaactgttacaatattcaaacttgtcttgatggttcctGCTAATCCATAAGTCATATGCATATGATTCCTTGATGTTATTTGCTCtatgttatgtgtactttgatgccatgcccttggttgctatgtatagttgctgtagcatctttgtttcatgcctccaacatgtcatcatattaactctgctcatgtatatgcccagtttttcaccaagttctAATCTATGTTATAAAGTTgcttttttgcattgatcatattggtttaatattgatgcctataaacctgaaccttaatgatatttgaagtatatAATCTGTGCTTGaagtgcatatcaagtttgtgctcatatggttcctgtagcatgttgttttgatgattgcaaagtgcctacttgctgttttaggCAGATTGTATATAAAACTTGctttgagtgtatgtgttgaaccgttgctccgctttgagc is drawn from Triticum dicoccoides isolate Atlit2015 ecotype Zavitan chromosome 4A, WEW_v2.0, whole genome shotgun sequence and contains these coding sequences:
- the LOC119287303 gene encoding nucleolar protein 12-like — encoded protein: MGGWLPTVAGQINFSPFLLLAAARKPPTPTTRTREMAKKGKDAAEPDAKAAAVRSLFSADNPFRRKESAPPPTPASAPAVPAPARKPRRRPEAEAEAEPAVPSRRKRSEEDGEGPARRKRKRDEVEAGYERRTLGRAPADDEERPRPVVGAKRKAPHDVEAAASGGEEEDEAFDDEGKLLRTVFVGNLPLRTKRKALTKEFAAFGEVDSVRIRSVPLGDTKIPRKGAVIKGKINDAVDNVHAYIVFKDEQCARTALSHNMALFNGNHIRVDMACPPRKKLRGEGPLYDRKRTVFVGNLPFDVKDEELYQLFCGPSGPQGDVEAIRVVRDPDSSLGKGIAYVLFKTREAANSVVKKRGLKIRDRFLRLTHAKATDATPKKTDSGKKRGTPKQKAPFTPGSKSREGSDSNKRKAPASLSYQGLKSTKSGVVKKVKVARRPVNQGKQQGRPSETGQSDSARKAKRPAVAARKAKQLNKKRKQDGSTPENTHRSKKARK
- the LOC119287304 gene encoding exosome complex exonuclease RRP46 homolog: MERAGGRKANQLRAYSCTRNPLERAHGSARWAQGDTVVVAAVYGPRPGTRKGENPEKASIEVVWKPKTGQIGRQEKEYEMTLKRTLQSICLLTVHPNTTTSLVLQVMGDDGSLLPCAINASCAALVFAGIPMKHLAVAIGCGVLADGDVILDTSKAEEQQLKSFAHLVFPNSSKSVDVKEAQQKDGQSERGLITSITHGVMSEDDYFNCIERGLAASARISDFMRTTLQKHTPDYL